One window of the Rhipicephalus microplus isolate Deutch F79 chromosome 2, USDA_Rmic, whole genome shotgun sequence genome contains the following:
- the LOC142776392 gene encoding small integral membrane protein 20-like, which translates to MKAPRKGIHAGVLVGGFVAAVCLALYPIVIHPYIFVQDYKQVQKHTRKDIDQESIQPGGMKVWSDPFGRK; encoded by the exons ATGAAGGCGCCTCGGAAGGGCATTCACGCGGGAGTTCTCGTCGGAGGCTTTGTGGCTGCAGTGTGCTTGGCGTTGTACCCGATCGTCATTCACCCGTATATTTTCGTCCAAGATTACA AACAAGTCCAGAAGCATACGAGAAAAGACATTGATCAGGAGTCCATACAACCTGGAG GTATGAAAGTTTGGTCGGATCCGTTCGGGAGGAAATGA